One genomic region from Melioribacteraceae bacterium encodes:
- the lgt gene encoding prolipoprotein diacylglyceryl transferase: protein MIYWDVSPDIFSIGPFVIRWYGLLFAFSFIIGYQIFYVIFKKESRPDAILNDLIWYMILGTVLGARLGHCFFYNPAYYLANPLEILQVWKGGLASHGAALGILLAIYIFVRKHKEFSYLWILDRIVITVALGGFFIRMGNLFNSEIIGKPTDLPWAFVFPAVDGVPRHPAQFYEALAYLAIFFFLLFYYFKKSGIFKNGLLLGWFLISVFAFRFLVEFVKEDQTYFEKGWLLNMGQLLSIPFIILGVYLVFHKDKKILKL from the coding sequence GTGATCTATTGGGATGTCAGTCCGGACATTTTTTCTATAGGCCCCTTCGTAATCCGCTGGTATGGTCTTTTATTTGCGTTTTCATTTATAATCGGTTATCAGATTTTTTATGTGATATTCAAAAAAGAATCCCGACCGGATGCTATTTTGAATGATCTGATCTGGTATATGATTCTTGGAACCGTCCTCGGTGCACGCCTGGGTCACTGTTTTTTCTACAATCCTGCCTATTATCTCGCCAACCCGCTCGAAATTCTGCAGGTGTGGAAGGGAGGTTTGGCAAGTCATGGCGCAGCACTTGGTATTCTGCTGGCAATATACATTTTTGTAAGAAAGCACAAAGAATTCTCATACCTCTGGATACTCGACAGAATTGTAATAACTGTAGCGCTGGGCGGATTTTTTATCAGAATGGGAAATCTGTTCAATTCGGAAATTATCGGTAAACCAACCGACCTGCCCTGGGCATTTGTTTTTCCTGCAGTAGATGGTGTGCCGCGTCATCCTGCCCAGTTTTATGAAGCGCTTGCATACCTTGCAATTTTCTTTTTCCTCCTCTTTTACTATTTCAAAAAATCGGGAATATTTAAAAACGGACTGCTTCTCGGATGGTTCCTCATTTCAGTTTTTGCATTCCGGTTCCTGGTTGAATTTGTAAAAGAAGATCAGACTTATTTTGAAAAGGGCTGGCTTTTAAATATGGGTCAGCTGCTCAGTATCCCTTTCATAATTCTGGGAGTTTATCTTGTCTTTCATAAGGACAAAAAGATTTTAAAACTATAA
- a CDS encoding heme exporter protein CcmB, which yields MKSYSLFKKDWQSELRTRYAINALAMFILVTISVIMFSIGSEKITSYLTGGLLWVVIFFSAMSGLSRAFISEEERGTTMTLHLIASPSTIFSGKLIFNLLLVFLMNFAITFLFLILFESFIIKNFLLFAVTFFLGNIGIAISSTIIAAIISKASSKGTLYPVLSFPILLPLILTLLELTKFSMDGNSLNDSLVEILVLVCYDVIMLTASYLLFDFIWKE from the coding sequence ATGAAATCATATTCACTATTCAAGAAAGACTGGCAATCGGAACTTCGAACACGTTATGCGATTAATGCCCTTGCTATGTTTATACTTGTGACCATCAGTGTAATAATGTTCTCGATAGGCAGCGAAAAAATAACTTCATACCTTACCGGCGGTCTTCTATGGGTGGTAATCTTTTTCTCTGCAATGTCCGGATTATCACGTGCGTTCATTTCCGAGGAGGAGCGGGGCACAACCATGACTCTTCATTTGATCGCATCCCCATCAACAATTTTTTCAGGTAAATTGATTTTCAACCTGCTGCTTGTTTTCCTTATGAATTTTGCAATAACATTCCTCTTTCTGATTCTTTTCGAATCTTTTATTATTAAGAACTTTTTACTTTTTGCCGTCACTTTTTTTCTTGGGAATATTGGTATCGCAATTTCTTCTACAATAATCGCGGCCATTATTTCGAAGGCCTCTTCCAAAGGAACTCTCTACCCGGTCCTTTCCTTTCCAATTCTTCTTCCGTTGATTCTCACACTTCTTGAGCTTACAAAATTTTCGATGGATGGAAATTCATTGAACGATTCTCTTGTTGAGATCCTCGTTCTTGTCTGCTATGATGTAATAATGCTTACGGCTTCCTATCTTTTATTCGATTTTATCTGGAAAGAGTGA
- the porQ gene encoding type IX secretion system protein PorQ, whose amino-acid sequence MKKIWLLFIFTTASLYPQSTYKFLNLDTSPRAAAVAGSFVSNNDDPNVIFYNPAGINFLTESPISFSFLKHLMDINSASLVYSREFENIGRFSAAVQYINYGEFTKADANGMTYGNFGAGDVAFIVGYGNKLDQNFYYGANIKFIYSGIEEYSSSAVAFDLGLHYEIPESKWNFGFSILNLGGQISSYFDTKEELPIDIRLGFSKQLENLPFRLYWSFNKLNENQETFFDRFKQITIGGEFKLGTSFRLRFGYDNEKRKEFKIGSTPGLAGFSLGIGFNVSSYVIDYAFSSMGYIGSLHRFGISTKL is encoded by the coding sequence ATGAAAAAAATCTGGCTTTTGTTCATTTTTACAACGGCATCTCTATATCCGCAAAGCACATATAAATTTCTTAATCTGGATACGTCACCCCGCGCTGCCGCGGTGGCCGGGAGTTTTGTATCGAACAATGACGATCCTAATGTAATTTTCTATAACCCGGCGGGCATCAACTTTCTTACAGAGTCGCCAATCTCATTTTCATTTCTTAAACACCTTATGGATATTAACTCGGCTTCACTGGTTTATTCACGTGAATTTGAGAATATCGGCCGGTTCTCCGCCGCAGTTCAATATATTAACTACGGCGAATTTACTAAAGCGGATGCAAACGGAATGACATACGGAAATTTCGGTGCCGGTGATGTGGCTTTTATTGTGGGATACGGAAATAAACTCGATCAGAATTTTTATTACGGCGCGAATATTAAATTTATTTATTCCGGGATTGAAGAATACTCTTCTTCGGCTGTCGCATTCGATTTAGGTTTGCATTACGAAATCCCTGAATCAAAATGGAATTTCGGATTTTCAATATTAAATCTGGGCGGACAGATTTCATCCTACTTCGACACGAAAGAGGAATTACCGATTGATATCCGGCTCGGATTTTCCAAGCAGCTGGAAAATCTACCATTCAGACTCTACTGGTCGTTCAATAAACTGAACGAAAACCAGGAGACATTTTTCGACCGATTCAAGCAGATAACAATCGGAGGAGAATTCAAATTGGGTACCAGTTTCAGGCTTCGATTCGGATACGATAATGAAAAGAGGAAGGAATTTAAGATCGGCTCCACGCCGGGTTTAGCAGGATTCAGTCTTGGAATCGGTTTTAATGTTAGCTCGTACGTAATAGATTATGCTTTTTCTTCGATGGGCTACATCGGCTCGCTTCACAGATTCGGAATCTCTACAAAGCTTTAA
- the bamD gene encoding outer membrane protein assembly factor BamD: MRNQIKYLSLTFIALLIAACSSSVDTSQMTPEDYFKYVMELFNDEDYEVAIVEFQNILLQYPGSSVNDDAQYYLGMTYFNREQFLLAAYEFSKLIRNTPASPFVPDAQFMLGESYYQLAPGYPLDQAYTKKAIEEFQAFIDFFPASPKVEQAEMKIKEMNERLAEKEYQSGLIYEKMEYEYAALKYYTYVTESFHDTKYAPVALYNKIKIEVKKGMNNEALADIALFLSRYPDHPNAGELQSIESGLTNK, from the coding sequence TTGAGAAATCAAATAAAGTACCTTTCTTTAACTTTTATTGCATTATTAATTGCGGCATGTTCTTCTTCTGTTGATACATCTCAAATGACACCGGAAGATTATTTTAAATATGTGATGGAATTATTTAACGACGAAGATTATGAAGTGGCAATCGTAGAGTTTCAGAATATACTGCTTCAGTACCCCGGCAGCTCTGTAAATGATGATGCGCAGTATTATCTTGGCATGACATATTTCAACCGGGAACAGTTTCTCCTTGCCGCGTATGAATTCAGCAAACTGATTCGTAATACGCCTGCTAGCCCTTTCGTACCCGACGCACAGTTTATGCTGGGCGAGTCCTATTACCAGTTGGCTCCGGGTTATCCCCTCGATCAGGCATATACGAAAAAAGCAATCGAGGAGTTTCAGGCATTCATTGATTTCTTCCCGGCCAGTCCAAAAGTTGAACAGGCTGAAATGAAAATAAAAGAGATGAATGAACGTCTCGCGGAAAAGGAATACCAGAGCGGATTGATTTATGAGAAAATGGAATATGAATACGCCGCTTTGAAATATTATACTTATGTAACAGAATCGTTTCACGATACAAAGTATGCGCCGGTCGCGTTATACAACAAGATAAAGATCGAAGTTAAGAAAGGGATGAATAACGAAGCGCTTGCCGATATAGCCCTCTTTCTGAGCCGGTATCCCGATCACCCGAATGCAGGAGAACTACAAAGCATTGAATCAGGATTGACGAATAAATGA
- a CDS encoding VCBS repeat-containing protein, whose protein sequence is MKRNAGLKMHSIEEKPVLKAGRIFSISFLLIFLVTSELSAQIPLNGFCGYQEFTTSKNQTRIFPIDINSDGWRDFILSDQVTKKFSIQTRNKNIFSSPGGRFTSVSFYDLIPAGPEQGRGRKFAFISRKEREAGFVIINRSGIPSFQLKKKYESYPSSMDLDAPDKNGKSQMLVSGSSFKGLSLLKEERNKLTETLIDNEQIYSCSRFFDLDYDGYQDIVALNLLRNSLILFYNDRSGNFRPSRSIGLQSELKQFSVADFNSNGFNDLVFTTKYGFEVLLGDSVSSFEKRIVLNTPLPPDRYTILDFNGDGFNDVAYINIESGKLFISYAKSSEEFFPYVTYFQKKGLVDLSGYIDRDGRKLAVLNSEGRIYQLERITESGNVSIALGLNPSIIGTYDLPVYKSKGIFFVDKDDLKINFLESRKRLYDTYFSIPVAQDYKNVVVDEISKDHKTFYFYSEGEKLIELLRIGYPKLEFSKRFFYANGPIYDLKITSDRVKDRQTIFLLSGKDRKLFIEQFEFRDFRYLSAGVDQVAEDVMNAALSFNLYKEIFHFNREKEKLSLLKSVYNRKVIGKEILANRRIPEDFNPLLEVKSFNDRIRTENTVAAFISLENNTELSLFTLRWSGRIKLDDFNPEPGSMIYLDDDEQNSLFLYDRRKGKVRRVNINIQSQDLSSRDVFESKTINSYIVDKLNNRNEFFIYTDSSDNLIKIEQIK, encoded by the coding sequence ATGAAGAGAAACGCCGGTTTGAAGATGCACTCAATAGAAGAAAAGCCCGTCTTGAAAGCAGGCCGAATATTTAGCATTTCATTCTTATTAATATTTCTTGTAACCTCAGAATTGTCCGCGCAAATTCCCCTGAACGGTTTCTGCGGATATCAGGAGTTTACGACTTCAAAAAATCAAACTAGAATTTTTCCGATCGATATAAATTCCGACGGATGGCGCGATTTTATCCTCTCGGATCAGGTTACTAAAAAATTCTCGATTCAAACCCGGAATAAAAATATATTTTCCTCTCCAGGCGGTAGGTTTACATCGGTTTCATTTTACGATCTTATCCCAGCGGGACCGGAACAGGGAAGGGGCAGAAAATTTGCTTTCATTTCAAGAAAGGAAAGAGAAGCCGGATTTGTAATTATCAATCGCTCCGGTATTCCTTCGTTCCAATTGAAGAAAAAATATGAATCGTATCCTTCAAGCATGGATTTAGATGCTCCGGATAAAAACGGAAAATCCCAGATGCTGGTCTCCGGAAGCAGTTTTAAAGGATTATCATTATTAAAAGAAGAAAGAAATAAATTAACTGAAACCTTAATTGACAACGAGCAGATCTATTCCTGTTCAAGGTTTTTTGATCTCGATTACGACGGCTACCAGGATATTGTAGCATTAAACCTGCTCAGGAATTCATTAATTCTTTTTTACAACGACAGGTCGGGTAACTTCCGCCCTTCCCGGTCAATCGGATTACAGAGCGAACTAAAACAATTCAGCGTGGCGGATTTTAACAGCAATGGTTTTAATGATCTGGTATTTACAACCAAATACGGTTTCGAAGTGCTGCTTGGCGATTCAGTTTCATCATTCGAAAAGAGAATTGTATTAAACACACCTTTGCCACCGGACCGGTATACCATACTTGATTTTAACGGCGACGGGTTCAACGATGTTGCTTACATAAATATTGAATCAGGAAAACTTTTCATTTCCTATGCAAAAAGTTCAGAGGAATTCTTCCCGTACGTTACATACTTCCAGAAGAAAGGCCTTGTGGATCTATCCGGTTATATCGATCGGGACGGAAGAAAACTGGCAGTGCTTAACTCAGAGGGTAGAATTTATCAGCTGGAACGGATTACTGAATCTGGCAATGTTTCAATTGCACTGGGACTAAATCCGTCAATTATCGGAACTTACGATCTTCCTGTTTACAAGAGTAAAGGAATTTTCTTTGTCGATAAGGATGATCTGAAAATAAACTTTTTGGAATCCAGGAAAAGACTTTACGATACATATTTCTCAATTCCGGTTGCACAGGATTATAAAAATGTAGTCGTTGATGAGATCAGCAAAGATCACAAAACATTTTATTTCTATTCCGAGGGTGAAAAACTTATTGAATTGCTTCGAATAGGTTACCCTAAACTGGAATTCTCCAAAAGATTTTTTTACGCAAACGGGCCGATATACGATCTTAAGATTACAAGCGACCGGGTAAAAGACAGGCAGACTATTTTTCTCTTATCAGGCAAAGATCGAAAACTCTTTATAGAACAATTTGAATTCAGGGATTTCAGATATTTGAGCGCCGGTGTGGATCAGGTTGCTGAGGATGTTATGAATGCCGCTCTTTCTTTTAATTTGTATAAAGAAATTTTTCATTTCAATAGGGAAAAAGAAAAACTTTCTTTGCTTAAATCAGTTTATAATAGAAAAGTAATTGGTAAGGAAATCCTTGCAAACAGGAGAATTCCGGAAGATTTTAATCCTCTTTTGGAAGTAAAAAGTTTTAACGACAGAATCCGAACAGAAAATACTGTCGCCGCTTTTATTAGTCTTGAAAATAACACCGAACTCAGCCTATTCACTTTAAGATGGAGCGGTAGAATTAAACTGGACGATTTTAACCCCGAACCCGGTTCGATGATCTACCTTGATGATGACGAACAGAATAGCCTCTTTCTTTACGACCGCAGGAAAGGAAAGGTAAGAAGGGTAAACATAAATATTCAGAGCCAGGATTTAAGCTCGCGGGATGTTTTTGAATCAAAGACTATCAATAGTTATATTGTCGATAAATTAAATAATAGAAATGAATTTTTTATTTACACCGATAGTTCCGACAACCTTATAAAAATAGAACAGATTAAATGA
- a CDS encoding NOL1/NOP2/sun family putative RNA methylase codes for MIHLGDNISSYITTHFGTDYLKNYLEFINSGHNTYLRFSSKLSRDKILERLSGYNVQLEPVKNVANAFIITGGQSVAGKTLDFILGAYYIQSLSSMIPALVLNPAPGDKVLDLCAAPGSKTTQLADMMGNRGTLIANEISLERLKSLVFNIDKMNLVNVGVLQGKGELLSKIYQNYFDKILVDAPCSALGILQKKNEVSGWWNEKKASGLAEIQFKLLLSAIKSCKVGGEILYSTCTLALEENELVLDKILKKYPVELLDIELPVKSREAFTYYKDQTLDKSISKARRIVPWEIGSEGFFVAKLRKIGEIEKSSEIINRKKNSFVNSRNLQIRKLLDLLCEYFGIESKHFEQYKFLIKNGDIYFADEGLEIENPEIFIRVGSKLGLIDKKQFIQLHTLAAQTFGINFTRNVVEFNDIKDLEIYLNGGTIKREFGTTGQKIVKWDNMIIGTASLSKDGLKSQFPRALRTQEIIIK; via the coding sequence GTGATTCATCTCGGTGATAATATCAGTTCCTACATCACTACTCATTTCGGAACAGACTATCTTAAAAATTATCTCGAATTTATTAACAGCGGTCATAATACATATCTCCGTTTTTCATCTAAATTATCCCGGGATAAAATTCTTGAGCGACTGAGCGGATACAATGTTCAGCTTGAACCTGTAAAAAACGTCGCTAATGCTTTTATAATAACTGGCGGGCAGTCTGTTGCCGGTAAGACGCTCGATTTTATTTTAGGCGCTTACTATATCCAGAGTCTCTCTTCAATGATCCCCGCGTTAGTCCTGAATCCTGCACCCGGTGATAAAGTTCTCGATCTGTGCGCCGCACCCGGTTCTAAAACCACCCAGCTTGCCGACATGATGGGCAACAGGGGTACCCTGATTGCAAATGAAATTTCGCTGGAGAGATTAAAAAGCCTCGTTTTCAACATCGATAAAATGAATCTTGTTAATGTCGGCGTACTTCAGGGGAAAGGGGAGCTGCTTAGTAAAATATATCAGAATTATTTTGATAAAATTCTCGTGGACGCACCCTGCAGCGCATTAGGAATACTTCAGAAGAAAAATGAAGTGAGCGGCTGGTGGAATGAGAAAAAAGCATCCGGACTTGCGGAAATACAATTTAAACTTCTCTTGAGCGCGATAAAGTCGTGCAAAGTCGGAGGTGAAATTCTCTATTCAACCTGCACCCTTGCTCTCGAAGAGAATGAACTGGTTCTGGATAAAATACTGAAGAAGTATCCGGTAGAACTTTTGGATATAGAACTGCCTGTAAAAAGCCGCGAAGCTTTTACTTATTACAAGGATCAGACTCTTGATAAGTCGATAAGTAAAGCACGAAGGATTGTACCGTGGGAGATCGGCTCGGAAGGATTTTTTGTAGCTAAACTTCGAAAAATTGGAGAGATAGAAAAATCATCCGAGATTATTAACAGGAAGAAAAATAGTTTTGTGAACTCCCGGAATCTTCAGATAAGAAAATTGCTTGATCTTCTTTGCGAATATTTCGGAATTGAGAGCAAACACTTTGAACAATACAAATTCCTGATTAAAAACGGTGATATTTATTTTGCGGATGAAGGACTGGAAATAGAAAATCCGGAAATATTTATTCGCGTCGGTTCTAAACTCGGACTGATTGATAAAAAGCAGTTTATTCAACTTCATACTCTAGCTGCTCAAACTTTTGGAATTAATTTCACCAGAAACGTAGTTGAGTTTAATGATATTAAAGACCTGGAAATTTATCTTAACGGTGGAACGATAAAGAGAGAATTTGGAACGACGGGACAGAAAATTGTTAAATGGGATAACATGATTATCGGCACAGCTTCATTATCCAAAGACGGATTGAAGAGTCAGTTCCCGCGGGCTTTACGAACACAGGAAATTATTATCAAGTAG
- a CDS encoding ABC transporter ATP-binding protein: MTDYKVTLENLVKYFGRRLVFNDLNFSFEAGTIYGISGPNGSGKSTLVKILSNIISPTRGKVIHESGGKIIEPENLHNYIGFVSPYLFLYDEFTAEENLVHFANIRGIKFDRERSGFLLSKLNLYERRGDLVRGYSSGMKQRLKFIFALLHNPQLIILDEPTSNLDNDGKEKVYELIKEEAKSNIVIIASNEDSDLQLCKETINIENYKRNKR, translated from the coding sequence ATGACTGATTATAAAGTAACACTCGAAAATCTTGTAAAATATTTCGGAAGACGGCTCGTCTTTAACGATTTGAATTTCTCTTTCGAAGCCGGAACTATTTACGGTATATCGGGTCCGAATGGATCTGGAAAATCGACACTTGTAAAGATATTGTCGAATATCATCTCTCCAACCCGCGGTAAAGTAATTCACGAATCGGGCGGAAAAATAATTGAGCCCGAAAATCTCCACAATTATATCGGTTTTGTTTCCCCGTACCTGTTTCTTTATGATGAATTCACGGCAGAAGAAAACCTCGTTCACTTTGCAAATATAAGGGGGATTAAATTTGACAGGGAGCGCTCCGGTTTTCTGCTCAGCAAACTGAATCTTTATGAAAGACGGGGGGATCTTGTACGTGGTTATTCTTCCGGAATGAAGCAGCGTCTGAAATTTATTTTTGCGCTACTCCATAATCCGCAGTTGATAATTCTGGATGAACCGACTTCCAATCTTGACAACGACGGTAAAGAAAAAGTTTATGAATTAATAAAAGAAGAAGCTAAATCGAATATCGTTATAATTGCTTCGAATGAAGATTCAGATTTGCAGTTGTGTAAAGAGACAATTAATATAGAGAATTATAAACGGAATAAAAGATAG
- a CDS encoding tetratricopeptide repeat protein: protein MKTGYSLAIILINASLVFSQNYNWVKHDSLVKAGINQIYSIEFDKADRTFDKIEKEYPSHPSGKFFKAMTTWWRILLDLDNESMDDKFYDQLEECIDMCDDILDKNERNVDAMFFKGGSLGFRGQLLAIRESWFKAALDGKDGLGLVFKSYEVDPKNVDVQLGFGIYHYYADVIPKKYPVVKPFMIFFPKGDKEKGLKELEYVALNGRYTLVESRHFLQKLNFQFEENMEESRRWGRALLRDYPNNPNFQKYYGLTYVKENNYPEAVKTFRDIFLKSEKGLPGYNKRYKREASYYIGQEFKNRNIADSAAHFFEMSEKLSRELDKGNESGFLINTVLYLGQLYDLLGNRDKAVKYYNEVLRLKERNNSHDIAKQYLKTPYRK from the coding sequence TTGAAAACAGGATATTCGTTAGCCATAATTCTTATAAACGCATCACTTGTCTTTTCTCAAAACTACAATTGGGTTAAACACGATTCACTTGTAAAAGCCGGAATAAACCAGATTTACAGCATCGAATTTGATAAAGCCGACCGGACTTTCGATAAAATTGAAAAAGAATATCCGTCACATCCTTCCGGTAAATTCTTCAAAGCAATGACAACCTGGTGGCGAATTCTTCTCGACCTCGACAACGAAAGCATGGATGATAAATTCTATGACCAGCTTGAGGAATGCATCGATATGTGTGACGATATCCTCGATAAGAACGAAAGAAATGTTGATGCAATGTTTTTCAAAGGGGGCTCGCTCGGATTCAGGGGACAGCTGCTTGCAATCCGCGAAAGCTGGTTTAAAGCCGCACTGGATGGAAAAGACGGTTTAGGTCTTGTCTTCAAATCGTATGAGGTCGATCCCAAGAACGTAGATGTTCAGCTCGGTTTCGGAATATATCACTATTATGCCGACGTTATCCCCAAGAAATATCCGGTTGTAAAACCTTTTATGATTTTCTTCCCTAAAGGCGATAAGGAGAAAGGCCTTAAGGAACTGGAATACGTTGCCCTTAATGGACGGTACACACTTGTAGAATCGAGACACTTTTTACAGAAACTTAATTTCCAGTTCGAAGAGAATATGGAGGAATCGAGACGGTGGGGAAGAGCGTTGCTGCGCGATTACCCCAATAATCCGAACTTTCAGAAATATTACGGGCTAACATATGTTAAAGAGAATAACTATCCCGAAGCCGTAAAAACTTTCCGTGATATTTTTTTAAAATCTGAAAAAGGTCTGCCGGGATATAATAAACGTTATAAAAGAGAAGCTTCCTATTACATCGGCCAGGAATTCAAAAACAGGAATATCGCAGATTCGGCTGCCCACTTTTTTGAAATGTCTGAAAAACTCTCTCGTGAACTGGATAAAGGAAACGAATCCGGATTTTTAATCAACACAGTATTATATCTCGGGCAGTTATACGATCTTCTGGGAAATCGGGATAAAGCGGTAAAATATTATAATGAAGTTCTGCGCCTTAAGGAGCGGAATAATTCCCACGACATCGCAAAACAATATCTTAAAACTCCTTACAGGAAGTAA
- the htpX gene encoding zinc metalloprotease HtpX, which yields MNGFKTVILMTIMMVLFLIVGSVLGGQQGLMMAFVISLVMNFGAYWFSDKIVLSMYRARQVTREDQPQLYDMVEKLASRAELPMPKVYIMENPTPNAFATGRNPQNGAVAVTTGIMKILNREELEGVIAHELSHIRNRDILVGTIAATLVGTITFLARMAGYAAMFGGSSRDDNDRGGNIFYELALLIVAPIAAVLIQMAISRSREYMADEGGAKISGKPMGLANALSKLNQANEMLPMAHAGASSAHMFIVNPLSARSMMKLFSTHPPIEERIERLKEIAAGRR from the coding sequence ATGAACGGATTTAAAACCGTTATTCTTATGACAATTATGATGGTACTCTTCCTTATTGTAGGTAGCGTACTCGGCGGTCAGCAGGGTCTTATGATGGCATTTGTGATTTCACTTGTAATGAATTTCGGGGCTTACTGGTTTTCGGACAAAATCGTTCTTAGTATGTACCGTGCCCGGCAGGTAACCCGTGAAGATCAGCCTCAATTATATGATATGGTTGAAAAACTTGCATCCAGGGCCGAACTCCCGATGCCTAAAGTATATATTATGGAGAACCCTACGCCTAACGCATTTGCAACCGGAAGGAATCCTCAGAACGGAGCTGTTGCCGTCACAACAGGTATTATGAAAATTCTTAACAGGGAGGAACTCGAAGGCGTTATAGCTCATGAGCTCTCGCACATACGCAACAGGGATATTCTTGTCGGCACTATTGCCGCAACTCTTGTAGGCACTATTACATTTCTTGCCCGTATGGCCGGTTATGCCGCTATGTTCGGCGGCAGCAGCAGAGACGACAACGACCGTGGCGGAAATATTTTCTACGAATTAGCTCTTCTAATTGTCGCCCCTATTGCGGCTGTATTGATCCAGATGGCTATTTCAAGATCGAGGGAATATATGGCCGATGAAGGCGGAGCTAAAATATCCGGTAAACCGATGGGACTTGCTAATGCCTTGAGCAAACTGAACCAGGCTAATGAAATGCTGCCGATGGCTCATGCAGGCGCATCTTCCGCTCATATGTTTATTGTCAATCCGCTCAGCGCCCGTTCTATGATGAAACTCTTTTCAACTCATCCTCCGATTGAGGAAAGAATAGAACGTTTGAAGGAAATTGCTGCGGGTCGAAGGTAA
- a CDS encoding acyl-CoA thioesterase yields the protein MSTAQKKRSKFVSESVVTMTELVLPNHTNQLGNLLGGQLMHWIDICAALASAKHSQRVCVTASVDRIDFHHPIKLGNVVTLIASVNRAFKTSMEVGVKVFTESYVEGKKIHSNSAYLTFVSVDENGKPVDTFEIVPESDEEKRRFEDALNRRKARLESRPNI from the coding sequence ATGAGTACAGCTCAGAAAAAAAGAAGTAAGTTTGTAAGCGAATCGGTTGTTACTATGACCGAGCTTGTACTGCCCAACCATACAAATCAGCTTGGTAATCTTCTGGGCGGACAGTTAATGCACTGGATCGATATATGCGCCGCTCTTGCTTCGGCAAAACACTCGCAGCGCGTTTGTGTTACAGCGTCGGTAGACAGGATTGACTTTCATCATCCAATTAAACTTGGAAATGTTGTAACTTTGATCGCCTCGGTTAATAGAGCCTTCAAAACTTCTATGGAGGTCGGGGTTAAAGTTTTTACCGAGTCGTATGTAGAAGGAAAAAAAATTCACTCAAATTCTGCATATTTGACTTTTGTAAGTGTTGATGAAAATGGAAAACCAGTTGATACATTCGAAATTGTACCGGAATCAGATGAAGAGAAACGCCGGTTTGAAGATGCACTCAATAGAAGAAAAGCCCGTCTTGAAAGCAGGCCGAATATTTAG